In Setaria viridis chromosome 5, Setaria_viridis_v4.0, whole genome shotgun sequence, the genomic stretch ATCCAAGCACCAATGTTTACCGTGAAGCATGCATGCACTTTTGCACCGCACACACACATCTGTCCAATGTGCTTAACTCCCTGCATGTCTTTTCTATTTGTTTAGTAGATTAGATTAGATTCTTTGTGCCTGCTGCTGAAGAAACCAACCACGCCCCgactcctgagtcctgacccaCGATGACTCTGCTGCCGCATCGAGTCCTGCTCCTCCACGCACTCGACCACCTGCTGCCTTTCTTGACTCGGTTTCTGACGATCCATCACGGATTCACGGTCCACGAGTTGCTGCTCCACACGCCCTGTCAGCACACCATCTTGGCTCCTGCAACTGCCATGCACCTGCCCTCCGTGCACCATATGGTCATATGCTCCCAACAACTACTCTGCGACGTCCGTGATGACAACTTCCGTCCGGGCATGAACCATAACCACCGCCGACCCTCACGTCGAGCCAACCATGCTCCACCTTGTGTTGTATCCGTCCTACACCGACTGCGCATTGCACAACATCTCGTAGATGCATGGTCCTCACGACTCTATGTGATTTTCCGCGTAGTCTCTAGATCCAATCTAACCATAACTCTTGGTACCAATTGTTAAAAAATTAGCCCTTGCGGCGACGAGCCGCCCGCTAATCTCCACCAGCGGAAGCATCAATTGAATCTACCGAGACGAACTTGCAAGATCACAGACGATAACGAGAGATAggatctttgtttttttttttgatgaaacaggagggttttatccctgctggttatatattaaaGGGAATAGCagtacaaaaacaaaaaacaaaaacaaagcagTTTGTAACTAAGATACAAAGAAGGTTAAGAAGAAAAtcatgaagattacaacataacCTCTAGCCATTCAACCATTGATTGTTTCCAGGCATCTTTAACTCTATGCAGAACTAAAACAAAAATAGTCTTAAAGCGCATGATGGCCCCTTGAGTTGTTGGTGGTATGCCACGAAAGATTGAATCATTTCTTGCCATCCATATGCACCAGCTCATGATTATGATTATTTCCATGAAGAAGGGAACTTGAAGCTGAGTTTTGAAGGTAGTCATAATGGAATAAGGATCCAGTTGTAAGTCTGCATAAAGGCCTAAATGTATCCAACAGTCTTGACCAAACGGGCATTCTAGCAGAAGATGGAAGAGTGTCTCAATTTTGTTGTGATGACAGAGGACACAGTTATATGAGGGCATAGCCATATGTTTTCGCCGCATGATATCTCTTGTACCAAGTCTATCtttcaaaaccaaccaaaagaagACTTTGTGTTTCTTTTGACATCGTGACTTCCATAGCCAATCATACACTGGATGAGTGCTCCTATGTCCAATGAGGGACTTATATGCCTTTGATGAAGAGAAATTTGCATTACCCCAGATATATACCCAAAAGTCCGGATCAGGCGAAAGGTCTAATCTTTCTAGGTCTTCAGCAAGATGAATCAATTGATTATACGCTTGTGTCGTCAAGGGCAAAAAGAAGAGTTGTTGTAAGTCTGTGATCGAGTAAGCTCGCTTCAAACATAAATTTTTATCCCGAGCAAAAGAAAACAGATGTGGGTACACTTGTGTTGGCACCTGATTATTCCATAAATCATGTCATAAGAGGCAAGTACTACCATCCTTCACTGACAGTGAGGCTATTCCTTTGAATTTGTCCAAGAGTTTAATGATGTCACGCCACCAGAAGGATCCTTTAGATACAGTGCCTGACAGTTTACCATTCCCATAGTATTTTTCCCATATGAGATGGACCCACGGGATATCTGCTTTATTATAGAATTTATATAGGAATTTAAGCAACAAAGCTTCATTTTGTGTCTGCAAATTCAGGACACCTAGGCCACCTTCCTTTTTTGGTAAAATCACCATGTCCCATGCTGCTTTAGGCGGTTTTTTGTTATTGATGTCTGATCCTCTCCAAAAGCAGTGCTTTCTGTATTTATCCACTTGTTTATATACTGACTTAGGTAGTAGTAAGGTACTCATGTGAAACATCGGCAGGGCAGTGAATATTGAGTTTGTTAATTGTAATCTCCCCACTTCAGAAAGTAGATTTGAGGTGGATAACAATCTTCTTTCACACCGAGTCACCATAGGGAGAAATTCCTCAATTCTTGGCTTTGTCAATCCCAGTGGTAGTCTCAAGTATGTGAAGGGCATTTTCCCTATTGAACAGCCAAAAGTCTGAGCTAACTGTTGTATCCTTTCCTCTGAGATATTAATTGGCACCATCATGGATTTGTTAAAGTTTACCTTGAGCCCAGTTGAGGTGGCAAAGGACTGTAAAAGGTTTTTTTAGGtgaagcagttgcaatgggcaTCCTTCCATAATAATAAGtgtgtcatcagcatattgtATTATTGGAAAGTCCTGATTATGATTAATCTGAATTGGCAGTTGCAAGTGTCCCTGCTCCTTCGCATTATTGAGTACTGACTGTAGCAGATCTGCCCCAAGAACAAAAAGAAGTGGAGATAGAGGATCTCCCTGCCTAACTCCCCTTTTACAAGTAAATCTTTTTCCTGGAACTTCATTCAGTAAGATAGATGAAGTCCCTGAATTGAAGATTTGTTTCATCCATTTGATCCATCGTGGTCCAAAGCCTTTATGCTTCATAATGTCTAGCATTGCATTGTGCTCGATGCGATCAAAAGCATTTTCAAAATCCAATTTCAGAATaacaatttcttttcttgacTTATGACATAAGTGAAGGTATTCAAAAGCCCAAGCAAGGCAGTCTTGGATGGTTCTTGTTTTAATAAAGCCATATTGATTGGTATGCACTAGCCTTGTTATTGCCCCCTGTAGTCTATTAGCAAGTAATTTGGTGATCAACTTGACTGAATTATTCAACAGAGATATGGGCCTATAGTCTGAAATAGTTGCAGCTCCATCCACTTTAGCAATTAGCGTAATGTAGGAGCCATTAATACTTTGTAGGCATAAATTTGCTTCATGGAAGGCTTGGCAAAGAGCATAGAAGTCTTGCTTGATAACAGGCCATGCTTTTTCGATAAAGTCAGTATTGAACCCGTCAGGCCCTGGGGACTTGTCATTTGGCAGAGAGTTAATGACTGCATCAATTTCTTCCATAGAGAAAGGTACTTCCAGGCTGGATAAGTCATCGTCTATGTATATTAACTGATGTAAATCAAAATCCATTGGTTGAGGATTAGAAGTTCCCAATCTTTCTTTATAAGCCTCCCAGAGAATGGATTCCTTGTTCTTGTGGCTGGTTTGAGGAATACCATTAGTATCTTCAATGGATCTGATAAAGTTCTTTTTGTGCTTAATTGTTTCATTGACATGAAAGAATTTTGTAGATTCATCTCCAAATTTTACCCACTTAATGGCTCCACGCTGCTTCCAATATGTGTTTTGCTGTCTTAGGAGAGATTGCAAATGTTGTTGTAGGATGTCTTTGAAATTCCATTCAATTAACAGCAGATCTCTGCATTCCTCTATTCGTTCCAAGAAGGATAAAATAAGCTTCACATTGGAGATGACTATTTTCAGGCTGGATAGTTGAGCTTGCCAAGCTTTGAGCACCCTTCTGAGATTTTTGAACTTGCCAGTAATAATCTTAGCTTTATCCGTTGCCTGTACAGGGATCGACCATCCATGTTTGATAATGTCCATAACTTGGTCATGCTGAAGCTAATGATTTTCAAAGCGAAAAACTTTCCCTCTCGGTATATTTGTTCCAAAGGTTATAATACATGGCGTGTGGTCCGAAGTCTCCATCACAAGAGGGTAAGCAAAGGTGTTAGGGTTAGGATGAAGCCCAGGATGGGGTGACAAAAAACCAGTCTAGCCTCTCCAGCAAGGGTGATTGTTGTTTATTTGACTAGGTGAATTTTTTGATTTAAAAGGGATCTCAACAAGACCAAGACAGCTAATAGCTTCATTGAACAAGAGCATATCTGCAACATTTCCTCCTGGTTTATTTCTATCCGCTGGACTTCTCATAAGATTGAAGTCCCCTAAAAGCAACCAATCAACATTATCGGGCATCTGAATATGTTTTAGCCAGTGGATAAAGTCTCGTTTCCCTTCAGTCAAATAAGGACCATAGACATTTGTAAGTACCCATTCATTATCAGACAGAGTGGACAGAAATTTCACTGACAAAGCATATTCATTAGAGAAAACTAGTTCCCCATCAAAAAGTTTTGATTTCCATATGATTGCTATACCCCCTGAAGCGCCCACAGAAGATCGGTATTCAAACTTATCGAATACTCGGGGGCAAAATTTTCTGATATAATTATTGTCAAGATGCTCTCTCTTAGTTTCTTGTAAGCACATAACATCACAATTGCTGTCAATAATTTTGTCCCTAATTGAATTCCACTTCTTGTCAGAGTTAATACCTCTGACATTCCAGCACATGACATTCCATAATCTTGTATTAGCAGTATGATTCATAGTATATTATGAAAAGAGAGCAACCATAAAGTAGGCAAACATTGCCTGAACCAGTTCTGAGCAAACAGAGGTAAGAGAAATATCTGAGGATAGACACAAGTTCCAAATATAACCAATGTAAACTagacatataacaaaagaagGTTCCTGTGCATAAGAGATCAGGAGCAGAAGAGAATGCCACCAGGCCCAGCCAGAACTACTGCTTCTTGGGCTTCTTCTTGTTGCTTCTTGGCGGCTCTTGTGCATCATCAACATCTGCAGCAGATTTCTTCTTGACCAGCTTCCTTGCAACCGGAGATGTGCCCTTCTTCTTGACTAAAGCAACAGAGGTGAGCTTGGAGGCATCCACCTTACAGAATGATTCACCCAAGTTTCGGATAATCTCCTTTGATAAAGCAGGAGGGGCTGCTGAACAACCAATGCAGTTCTTGTCTTTGCAACCAGAACTTTTGAATCCCTGGTTGTAACTTGAATTCCTACTGCTCCTGCGAAGCTCCTCATCATTAACAGTGCAACCCATATCAACCCTGCCTAATGCATTCATGTGATGTACTTTCTTGAGCAGGGCCTTAGACCAAGGACCAGAGGTAGAAGAGACCTTTTGAATGATCTTTTCTAGTGGTGTAGAAGGTGAATTTGTGATCTCAGAGCCAATGGGGTCATGATCAACTATGTTCTGTTCCAAACCATCAGGAATGAAAGGAGCAGCTGAAGAGCTTGCAATGTCACCATGTAGATTCCCTTCAAACACGATGTCCTTGGATTTGAGCCCCTTACCCTGATTAGAAGAATCCTTGGAAGGACAGTCAAGAGGTTTATCATTTGGACATTTATTGGGTAGACTGAGTTGTACAGCCGGCTCTGAATGGAGGAATGGCATAGCTGGTGAAGATAAAAAGTTCTTGGCCCAGACGAAGTTCATAGGGTTCAGGAGTTGAGCCATAAAAAAATGAGACCATGCCAGGGGGACTTGTACCTGAGAGTCTGTCTTGCCTGAAGAAAAGTACTTTGCCCAATGATTATATATTTCTGCAGATGTCTGAAAGGCTTGAGATTGTTTAACACTCTGCATCTGATAGAAGACAGGATCCTGGCAGGGCCCAAGAGTTTGTACAAAGCCCAAATGCATTGGATTGTTTTGAGGCCCATGGTGTCCTTCCTGAGCTTGATTTTCTCCCAGAAGCTCATTTTCATTGACCTCATCCTGGACCATGTGTAGGGGCTGACCATCATTCTGGGGAATGAACACATCTACTTGCACAGGTTCATTGTTAAAGTTATGAGGAAGGATGTCATCACTCCCTGAAGAGTCTGTCCCATCAATAATTTGCATATTATCCTCCATTGTGTCTTCAGCACCTTGATTATCTGCTGCTTGTATTAAATTGTCAATGCCTCCTAAATCATCATCCACCGCCATGTTTAGATCAAAATCCAAACCATTAGGATTAGCATCCTGGACCAAAACATCTTGATTAGCGTCGTGTGGTGGAACATGCTGCTCCTGATTAGCTGGGAGAGCTTGTACAATAGGCACTTCTGGGGGCGGCTGGGGCCCAAATAAAAGGGGCATTATTCTGTCCTTGAGGCCCCTCTGGCCAGAGACCCCATTGTTGAGCTGGACCATGCGCAGGCACTGCACCATTACCAGCACCTTGAACATTATGGCCAACGGCATTGGAAGGTTGACCATATCCAAAGAAATCAAACATATGTGGGTCAACTTCATGAGGAGGTTGGTTTTAATCTTCAGGCCCCACCCCTAACAATCTGTATTGCAGAATTTCACATTGAACAGTCCATGAATTACCTTCAAAGTCTTCTCCCTCTGAACATACCAAGAACCAGGGGATCTCAGTTAAGTCCACTACTCTGACTTTAACAATGACACGAGCCAGATTATTTGGGTCTTCTTCCCAGACTAACAATCTCCCAAAAACCGCCACTGCTTTTTCTATGTCTGATTTTGTCCAATAATCAATATTGAGTCCCAGAAGCATAACCCAAGCCTCACAATTCATAGTGGTGAGTCTATTGTTCCAACCCCTATTGTGGTCCGAAAAAGAAATCTTGTATTGACCATATTGATGCTGACCACCCCCAATGAGAAAATCTTTGTCATGCACAAAGTGAAATCGAACATATGCTTGGCCATATGGACAGGGTTGAATTGAGTGAATAGCAAGACCCTTATGGTTTCGTAGAAAATCATCTAGAAGCTCCCGTATGGACTGAAAAGATACCTGAAGCTGTGGGAGAGGTTCAATCTTTGCAATGGCCACATCACTTTGATTCCGGCGCGCTCCACCAAGAACCACCCGTGACATTGGTTTGCGGAAGCCCACCATCTGACGTTGACACCCCCGCGGCATGAAGGGTGCTGGGTTAACGAACTTGTAAGCCATGAATGCTGCTTGGAGATCAGCCAGAGCCAGCGATGGTCCAAAAGAAGACGGGGGATTCTCTTCAGTGCAGTTTTGGGGACAATGCGGGAGGGTAGGGCGAGTGAAGGATGCACTGTTTGCaaatggcggcggaggcggcggagctttTTGCGTGGGCTCCGAGGCTGGGAAGGAAGACGAAGGGACGCCGCCTGGAACCACACCACTGAGGGGACGTTTCCAAAAAATTGTTTCCTTAGGGGCAGTTGCCGGTATACCCAACAGGGAGAGACCCAACTCTTGAAAATTATCAACTATCACATCCTTGGCATTGGAGGACCCACTGGTCATAGGGATCACGTTCTGAAACTAGGTGCTCACCGGAAAAGATGACCAGTTATCCAGGCGTGGTGGCAGAAATGAAGCTGTATCTTTGGAAAGCCCAGGAAAACGTGGACAAAATCTGCAGGTTGCCGCAAAATGGCCCAAGCGAAAACATGAGCCACAACGAATGGGCCTCAAACAAGAATCTCTGGAATGGGTATTAGATAGACATCTGGAGCACTGATTTCGGCCTAGTTTCACTCCCCAATTTGTAACCGATGGAGCCATTGTCATAGGACCTGGGCTACCAATTAAGACAGACTTAAAAGTCTGACCTGTTGGACCCAAATTAAGGTCCAAATTAATGCCAAGAGAAGactaatttgaattttgaatctcctGTGCTCTCTGTTCATGAACCCGAGTACGCACATCAAGAGAATTGATCCGGTTCCAACGATTACCAGAAAGATCCGAAGCTGAAAAGCAAACATCATGAAACCCTTGTGATGGTGTTGAGCGTTGACGAAACGTAGATCGACCAAGAGGCAAAGAATTGGCTCCAGTTAAAGGTAAAGGAGTCTTCTTAGAGGAAACAGAAATTCAGGGAAAGTGAGTTCCTTGAGAATTTGCTACAACCAATTTGGCGAAGTGCAAACCACGATCATTAAACAAGTTAAAATCCACTTTAAAGATATCACATTGAGAAGATCCCATCTGATAGATGAGGAGCCCAACTTCTTTGCAAGAAACACAAAACTTGAAGATCCAATCTTCCACTTCAGAAACTTGAAAGAGGTCCGATGATCCTCCAATGACCGATTGGAGGAGAAAGGCCACATTGCTTACAGAAAGCTTTATCTTTGACCGAGAAAAGGAAGCCAAGAGCCAAAAACTCGTAGAAGCGGAAGAGGGACGAGCCGAAATCCGAGCACCCAAAAGGGACCGTACCTTGCTGGAGAAATTGAGCCCTGGACGAAGATCCACATTGGATATGTCCATGGAGACGACcaggaagaggagagaggaagctCACCGTACAGGGGGGGTGGATGCCGGGACCGGGTGGTCACCGGCGGGGGGCCGCCTCAGCGCTCATGGCGGGGGGTTTGGGGATCTTTGTTGACGAGGTTCGGCCAAAACCTACATCCTGGGGTATGACTATGAACGCTCCTCCCCAAACCGCAACACTGGTCGCTCCGGGATCCCGGCATCGTGCCACCTCCCTATGCGAGTCTGTCATTATGTTGTCATGGGCCTCCTCTGCGAGCCTGTCGTTTTGTCGTCATGGTTACAACAACAGCCCCCCTCTCATATTTACGAGGAGGTCTGAGTTACAAAGTTTGATACGGACTCTACCCTGTACTGCTGAATACAACTTAAGTCCAATTGTAATGTGGGACGGTACAAATATGTACTAGCAACCTTTGCTTTGCTTAGCGAGTCCGACACCTTCGTTCCACTCCTTTGCTGTCGCATTTAAAGTTTAAGATGTGTTCCACTGAATTCTAGATTAAACATACGTTATCTCCACCGACATGATTGTTCTGTGGCAATTATTATAGTCCGCAAGCCGGCAGTTTGTTGGCTGCTAGCTACATACAAAATAATTACACTAATGGTGACATCACAGAAAACTTGTCATCATTGACTGAACACACACAGGCACTACCAATACTGCGGTCTGGTTGGGGCAGGCACCTGCGTGTGTTCTGAACCTCATCACTGACGATTGAAACGACTCATTGTCTTGTTAATAAAGCACTCTCTTTAcccgtaaaaaaaaaagtagcaacGTCCCAACGGGTCGAAAAGGACACAATATATTGTTATGCACGTCCGGACAAATTCGCCGAAAGCAGTTCAAGTGGAGTGGACATAACACCAGCATTTGGTGCAACAGCTTTCCATTGCTGGGCGCACTCTGCTGCAGTTGCTGCtctgccattgccgccgccccATCTCCACCGTGCCCCTGTGCCGCCGAAACGGTCGAGCAAGCCAAGCCATGGACGACGACGGTGGCACGGCGCTGCTCCGTGAGTCCTCGCCGTGGAGCctgctcggcggcgcggcggccgtgctGCTGCTGTGGTGGGCGGCGCAGGTCCTGGAGTGGGCCTGGCTGGCTCCCCGGCGCATGGAGCGGGCCCTCAGGGCGCAGGGCCTGAGGGGCAACCGCTACCGCTTCCTCTGGGGCGACCTCAAGGAGGAGCGCcggctgacggcggcggccctggcCAGGCCCGTGCCCATGGACCGGCCCCACGACATCCTCCCGCGCGTCTCCCCTCTCCTTCACCGTGCCGTCGAGGAGCATGGTATGTACACGCATGTTAAATTGTTAACTGCAATCTGATCATTCCAAGATGCCATTCTGAGACGGGAGTGCAGTGCAGGCAAACTCTCATTTACATCCTTAGCCTGTCATTAAAATGCCTAAGCCACTCGGTCATGGACCGAAACTGTCACTGCACATCCTTGGCCTGATGACTGATGCATCATCATCTATCCTGAGACGGATGTGCAGGTAAGCTCTCGTTTACATGGTTCGGGACGATCCCCAGAATTACAGTCATTGACCCCGAGCTGGCCCGGGAAGTTGCATCAAACAAAGATGGCTACTTCGTGAAAACAAAGCTGGCCACTCGCATGGTCAAGTTTCTGATTGGTGGGGTCGCGATCCTTGACGGCGAGGAATGGGTCAAGCATAGGAGGATTATGAATCCAGCCTTCCATGCAGAGAAACTGAAGGTTTTTTCTTCTGACTGAACTACCTTGAGggttcaaattttatttaataTGTGACATTTGACACCATTATGCTCATTTTCCAGCAAGCTTGAGTCATGAGTTTTGTTGGTTTGTCACTTCATATAGTCACCTAATGTTACTTAAGTACATTGATGAATACTTAATCTAGTTGTTTGGGCAAACAGAAACAGCTTATGTTTGTGCAATTGTGCTAGTTTCCTGTTGTTTTATTGACTGTGAGTAAAGTTTTGCGATTTTGATCTGCAAACATCTTGATGTGCTGTTTGATTGGATGCTAATTCAGTAGATCACATACTCCTGAACAACAATAACACTTTCGTTTTTAACACCAAAACGTGCTGTAAATAGACACTAAAGCAGTTTAATACAGGTAATAGATTTCTTGGAAAAATTTTCTGCCCCGTTGACAATTATCTTGGAAATGGATGCAGGGGATGTTGCCTGCGTTCTCTGCAGCTTGCAGCGATCTAATTTGCAGATGGGAGAACTTACTTGCTGATTCTGTTGGAACCATTGAGCTAGACGTTTGGGCTGAGTTCCAAAATTTATCCGGGGATGTCCTTTCAAGAACTGTTTTCGGTGTTAGCTACGAAGAAGGCAGAAGAATTTTCCTACTTCAAGCTGAACAAGTTGTCCGCGTTACTCAAGCTTTCGGGACAAGTCATATCCCAGGATACTTGTACTGTTTCAATCATACAACTCTAGCACTTCATTATGCTTATTGTCTACCGTTCTTTCATTAGATAATAATACATTAAAGCAATATAAAGGGGATCTCACCTTATTGCCTTTTTCTGTCAGTCTTTTACCAACAAAAGGGAACCGAAGGATAAAGGCTATTAACAGGGAGACCAAGACGATCCTAAGGGGAATAATAGAGAAGAGACGTGAGGCCATGAAGAACGGTGAACCCACCAAACATGACTTGCTCGGCATGCTGTTGGAATCAAACATGAATTACAGCAACTCCGATGGAAAGTCCAGCGGGGGGCTCAACGTAGAAGAAGTGATTGAAGAATGCAAGTTGTTCTACTTTGCAGGAACTGAGAGTAGCGCTATCCTGCTGACTTACACAATGGTACTCTTGAGCATGCATCCGGAGTGGCTAGATCGAGCCAGGGATGAAGTTCTGCAAGTCTTTGGGCAAAACAAGCCAGATTTCAGCGGTTTCAGTCGTCTAAAAGTTGTAAGTGATACTGTATCTGATTGAAAAAGGATAAATTTCATTCAACATGACTATGTTTTCCTAATTTCCTTTTGATAACATTACCTTGTTTGATTTTGTACTTGATACCAGGTGACAATGGTGTTGTACGAGGTGCTACGCCTGTACCCTCCGGCATTGTTCATCAACCGACGGACGCACAAGCAGACTGAGCTCGGAGGCGTCGTGTACCCACCGGATGTCATGTTTGTGATCCCCATCATGTTTGTCCACCGAGACCCTGCGCTCTGGGGGCAGGACGCCGGCGAGTTCAACCCGGGGAGGTTCGCCGAGGGCGTGTCCAAGGCGTGCGGCGACCCGGGCGCCTTCATCCCCTTCAGCTGGGGGCCGCGCATATGCATCGGCCAGAACTTTGCGCTGCTGGAGGCCAAGCTCGCAATTAGCATGGTCCTGCAGCGCTTCGCGTTTGAGCTCTCGCCGGAGTACGCGCACGCGCCCTACAGCATTCTGACACTTCACCCGCAGCACAGCGTTCCGGTTAGGGTACGCCGGCTCTGATCACGTGTGTGATGTATTCTACATAAACCGTGTTGGTATCTGTGAAGGAAGTCCATTTTGCTGCACAAAAGTTTCATGCAAGTACCTAGGTCATCGCGATCGACATGCTCTATTTTCTCTAAAACATTATTCTGCACGGCTCCCTGATCAGGACCATGACAAATTTGATGATGCGGCATGCCCGCTTCGTTCTTGTGGGCCCTAGCACGTGATGGTGGCATATAAGGACATAAAGAAATGCACGTAACTATTTTGAGGCCTGAGCTTCGTGGCAGTTTCTCAACATGAAAAGTCAGAAGCTCAAACAGACAACAAACTTCTTGTGCAGCTTTCGAGAAGCTGGAAGATaaaaaagctgagtttatatggaaaacTGCTCAGTTTTATAAGATTTTTATATCTTTTTAAGCTCAGAAAGATAAACACATTTTCTAAAAGTTAGTGTTGGCTTTTCAGAATGAAAAAGCTAGCAACAACATTTCAAGAAAGcttaaaagctgcagctcaaacaaacaggccctgaaTCTCGTTCAGAGACCGGAAAACTTGCATGCAACAGATGAGACTGATTTGTGGACTTACATACAGGGCTCTCATTTTTCTCCTCAACCAAGGTCTATAAAAGATTAATTGGATATAGGGAAGTTCATCCAGTTTTCCTTTAGTCGTGGAAATCATCCTGCCAGCACAAGAAAGGTATTAATTTGGCTGCTCCTTTAGGACAAACACTCCTGAATTGCATGTGACACCGAATTCAGCTCCATATGAGATTTTGGCACACTTCAAAAATCAAATAGGAGTTTCATTCTATAtgaaaatcatcatcatcatcaggtgTATACGGAGGGCAAGAAATCGCCTCGAGGCATCCAGCCCAGTGTGGCAACTTGCAAATCCCTCTTCAAGGCGCTTGCtctagctcatgtttagttgcccaattttAGAGTGCCAAAATCAATGTAgtatactgtagcgtttcgtttatatttgtgaattattgtccaaacattgactaatgaGGCTCAAAAAATTCGtatcgcaaagtacaacaaaactgtgcaattagtttttaatttcatctacatttagtactccatgcatgtaccgcaagtttgatgtgatgaggaatcttctttttgcatagtgccaaagttgggatttgggtATCCTACGATCCAAAGAAAGATTCAAAACTCCAATGGCATAATGGCTCGAGAGTCGAGACCTAgttgtaactttttttttcattttctttacttccttctttgtttcttaaaCTTTTAAAAcaatctccttttcttttctttgatatTCAATAGTGGCAACTCCTCCTGTTTCGTAAAAAAAAACAGTGCAAAGTGGTTTCCTGCTCGAAATGATCTAAAGGACACCACCAAAAGCATTCACTTCAGTTTGTTGCGTCGCTTTGCCATGCATGAGCTATTGTGGAGCTAATTATTTACCAAAGCTGGATCTACATCATTAAAATCAATGAAAATTCCCGACGGAGAGAGAAGTATAAAGTTACACAATAAATAACTACAATTACAGCACTGTAGAGCTTTGCCAGTATAGCACATGGCCAATAGGCAAAATGAGCACTTTATCcgttcacacttcacacaatCATACAAATTCTGTTTATTCAGCTCTAAACTACATACTTAATCACCGCATCTATAGTTGTTGCAGCTCAGCATGATCATCATGTCAGAGCTTCTTCAGCTTGATCTGAGCACCGTGCTCAGGGTGCAAGATTATCACGCTGTAGGGCGCGTGAGTGTAGGACGGCGAGAGCTCAAAGGAGAAGTGCTGGAGGATGGTGCACAGCGCCATCTTCGCTTCCAGCAACGCGAAGTTCTGGCCGATGCAGATCCTGGGACCCCATCCGAATGGAAAGAAGGCAGTCTGGTGCTTGGTCGCATTAGAGATGCCGTCGGCA encodes the following:
- the LOC117854936 gene encoding cytochrome P450 CYP72A616 isoform X1, with protein sequence MDDDGGTALLRESSPWSLLGGAAAVLLLWWAAQVLEWAWLAPRRMERALRAQGLRGNRYRFLWGDLKEERRLTAAALARPVPMDRPHDILPRVSPLLHRAVEEHDGCAGKLSFTWFGTIPRITVIDPELAREVASNKDGYFVKTKLATRMVKFLIGGVAILDGEEWVKHRRIMNPAFHAEKLKGMLPAFSAACSDLICRWENLLADSVGTIELDVWAEFQNLSGDVLSRTVFGVSYEEGRRIFLLQAEQVVRVTQAFGTSHIPGYFLLPTKGNRRIKAINRETKTILRGIIEKRREAMKNGEPTKHDLLGMLLESNMNYSNSDGKSSGGLNVEEVIEECKLFYFAGTESSAILLTYTMVLLSMHPEWLDRARDEVLQVFGQNKPDFSGFSRLKVVTMVLYEVLRLYPPALFINRRTHKQTELGGVVYPPDVMFVIPIMFVHRDPALWGQDAGEFNPGRFAEGVSKACGDPGAFIPFSWGPRICIGQNFALLEAKLAISMVLQRFAFELSPEYAHAPYSILTLHPQHSVPVRVRRL
- the LOC117854936 gene encoding cytochrome P450 CYP72A616 isoform X2; translated protein: MDDDGGTALLRESSPWSLLGGAAAVLLLWWAAQVLEWAWLAPRRMERALRAQGLRGNRYRFLWGDLKEERRLTAAALARPVPMDRPHDILPRVSPLLHRAVEEHGKLSFTWFGTIPRITVIDPELAREVASNKDGYFVKTKLATRMVKFLIGGVAILDGEEWVKHRRIMNPAFHAEKLKGMLPAFSAACSDLICRWENLLADSVGTIELDVWAEFQNLSGDVLSRTVFGVSYEEGRRIFLLQAEQVVRVTQAFGTSHIPGYFLLPTKGNRRIKAINRETKTILRGIIEKRREAMKNGEPTKHDLLGMLLESNMNYSNSDGKSSGGLNVEEVIEECKLFYFAGTESSAILLTYTMVLLSMHPEWLDRARDEVLQVFGQNKPDFSGFSRLKVVTMVLYEVLRLYPPALFINRRTHKQTELGGVVYPPDVMFVIPIMFVHRDPALWGQDAGEFNPGRFAEGVSKACGDPGAFIPFSWGPRICIGQNFALLEAKLAISMVLQRFAFELSPEYAHAPYSILTLHPQHSVPVRVRRL